The genomic stretch GGAGTTTATTCACCGGCGTGGGCCCGATCGAGAGCATATCCCCGATGCGGAAGAGTTTCACGCTCCCGATGATCCGGACCATCGCCTGGCAGAGGTCGGGGTGGCAGAGGGTGGTGAACCCGAGCTCCCTGACGCGGACGCCCTTCACCTTCTCGCCGTCGCGGTAGATCGGCACCTCGGACTGGTGCTCGAGATCCCCGAGATTCAGTTCGCGGTAGGCTCCTGCGGTCGGGCTGTATCCTCCTTTCGGGCCGGGAACCCCGTCGACCAGCCCGAGGGCTTTCAAGGCTTGCATCTGGTTGCGGACGGTGCCGGGGTTGCGCTTCAGCACATCCGCGATCTCCTCACCTTTTATAGAGTGGGAAGACTGATGGTATAGGGTAATCAGGGTTATCAGGATATCCTTCTGAATCGGAGAGAGCTCCATAATTATCAGTGATTATACGTTGTTTAAATACATTAGGTTGTGCGTACCGTGGAATTTGAAACCATCCCGACCGTTCCGACGGCGGACGAGGTGCTCGACCGCAGTCTCCGGAGAGCGGCAGCCAAAAAGAAACTGAAGACCAACATCGATACCGCGAACGAGGAGTTCGTGCGGGCGGTCGGGAGCGCCATCCACGACAAATTGAAGAGCGTGGTAAGCTCGTTCCCGAGTTTCGAGCGGCTCCCCCCCTTCTACCAGGAGGCAGCCGACATTCTGGTCTCGCTTGATAGGCTGAAGAAGTCCCTCGGCGCCGTCACCTGGGCGGCCGACCAGGCCAGGGTCATCGGCTCCGGCTACGCCCGCAGCATGCGCAAGGCCGAGGAGACCGACCGGAAACGGAAGCAGGCCGTCGCCCGCATGGCATCGATCGTTCACCAGGTGGGAGACGACCTCCTCTACCTTAACGAAGCGAGGAACATCCTGCGGAAACTCCCGCACGTCAGCGAAGACGAGTTCACCGTGGTGGTGGCGGGGTTCCCGAACGTTGGGAAGTCCTCGTTCATCAGGCTTGTCTCGACGGCGGAACCCGAGATCGCCGCCTACCCCTTCACCACCAAGGGGATCATCGTCGGCCACCGGGAGATCGGGAAGCGCGACCGGATCCAGTTCATCGATACGCCCGGCGTCCTCGAACGTCCGGCAGAGGAGAGGAACCCCATCGAGCGGCAGGCGGTCAGCGCCATCACCAACACGGCCGACGTCGTCCTCTTCATCCTGGATGCAAGCGAACACTGCGGCTACTCGCTCGACGACCAGAACAGGCTCCTCGAGGAATTAAAAAGACTCCTCGACGTGCCGGTGGTGACGGCCGCAAACAAGGCGGATATCCGGGGGCTCGAGGGTTACCCGGCGATGTCCACGCTCACGGGAGAGGGAGTGGAGGAAGTGCTCGATCTCCTGCTCGCATTCAGAAAGGAAGCCACAAAAACGAGCCTGCGAGAGCCGCCCCAACCAGAAACCCGGCAATAGCCCCACCGTTCAGGGGCGGGAGCCCCGCCTGGGGGTTACCCTTGCTGACGAAGTAGAGGAGCACCGCGAGCCCTGCAAGCGATCCCGCCATCGCGCCGAGTGTCGGGGCGGAGAGGATCCAGAGTACCGCAGGCGCGTCCACGAAGACGTGCGACGACGCCACGAGAATGGAGGGCATGATGAGGTCGCCCATGCCCATGACGAACGCGCCGCGCTCCTCCCCGCCGCCGATGTTGAGCCCCTCTTTTCTGAACGAGTAGTCCGCTCTCTTCGGGACCACGACCATGATGGGCGCCTTCGTCTCGAGGACGCCTTCGGCGAGGGTGATCATGTGCTTTGTCCGGTAGACCGATATGGCATCGTAGACCGCGAGCAGCACGAGCAGCACGAGCACCGGCAGGACGGCGAGCGATATCCCGAAGATGGACGCAACCCCGGCGGAGATCAGCACGCCGAGGATATCGATGACGTACCACTCCGGGTAGAGGTAGAGGAGCGCCGTCGCCGCTACGGCGCCGATGAGCGTCCCTGCCGCGGCGGCGGCGGTCGTCCCGAACAGGAGGAGGGAAAGCGCGCCGAATATATAGAGGAACGTCATGAAGAGGGCGAACCCGATAAAGAGGGCGATGAACCGCCGCCCACCCGTCCGGAGCAGGAAGAGCAGGACCAGCGTAAAGGCGAGCAGCATCCCTATGAATATCAGGGGGTTCGCCACCGATTCGGGATCTTCAAACGCAACAAGCCCCGCCGCCTGCATGGGCATGACGAGGATGATGGCGATGATCTGGACGAACAAAAGCATCAGAGCCATTCCGAGAAGAGGCAGCCAGTCGCGTATCTCCATCACAAAACTCCACCCATGATAGGTAGGTTAATTAATGCATCCTCATCATTTTAAATTATGGAGATTCGCGAACTCATCGGCGATATCGTTCTCACCATCGTGATGGTGGTCTCCACCGTCGTGCTGGTGATGCGATTCTGGCAGGACCTGATCATAGCGGTTGCTGCGACGTTCATGATGCTCTCCCTCGGGGGGCTGCTCATCTCTCTCGGCATGAAGATCGTGAGCCTCGAGCAGAGCGTCGTGCAGCGGGAGCGCACCATGCGCGTGAACATGGAAGAGATGGGGAAGACGATGACCGCCAGATACGACAACACCGTCAGCCACATCGAGGAGATCGTCGACGGCCTCTCCCGGCGGATGTACCGGTGAACCGGATCGCCATCTTAATGGCATCTCCCTCTCTCATGACTAGGTAAGCATGGGCGTTGCTATCCGAGATATCCTGGCAGACAGTAAGGAGGCGTTGACGTGGGACGATCTATCGGGCATCGCCGCATTGGACGCCCATAACGCGCTCTATCAGTTCCTCTCCATCATCCGGCAGCCGGACGGCACTCCGCTGATGAACGGTGCGGGCCGGGTCACCTCGCACCTCTCCGGCATCCTCTTCCGGACGGTGAACTTCCTCGAAAAGGGGATCCGCCCGGTCTTTGTCTTCGACGGGAAGCCCCCGGAGTTCAAGCAGGAGACGATCGACGAGCGGCGCGAACTCCGCGCCAGGGCCGACGATGCCTGGAAGACGGCACTCAGGGAGGGCGACATGGAGGAGGCCTACAAGCAGGCGAGCGCTTCCACCCGCATCGACAGCCACACCATCGCGTCGTCCCGCGAACTCCTCGACCTGCTCGGCATCCCCTGGGTGCAGGCGCCAAGCGAGGGCGAAGCGCAGGCGGCGTATATGGCGCGGCAGGGGAAGGTCACCTACGCGGTCTCCCAGGACTACGACTCGCTCCTCTTCGGCTCCCCGGTGCTGGTGCGAAACCTCACCGTCAGCGGCCGACGAAAGATGCGGGGGCGGACGATCGCCGTGAACCCCGAGCGGATCGTCCTCTCCTCCCTCCTCGACCGCCTCGGCGTCACGAGAGAGCAACTGGTCGAGATCGGTATCCTGGTGGGCACCGACTTCAACCCCGGAATCCGGGGCGTCGGCGGAAAGACCGCCCTGAAGATCGTTCAAAAAGGCGGGTTCGAGGAGGCGATCGCCGAGAAGCAGCCCGAGTTCGATCCCGCTCCCGTCCGGGACTTCTTCCTCGACCCGCCGGTCACCGACGACTATACCCTCGAATGGAGGCCGCCGGACGTCGACGGGGTTATCGAGATGCTCTCCGGCCGCTACGACTTCTCCGAGGAACGGGTCAGCGCCGCTCTCGCCAAGGTCTCGGTGAAGGCGACGCAGAAGACGCTCGATGCCTGGTTCTGACACGCCCGATACGCCACCCTCCCGGCTAATGTCTCAAAACGGCGCCGAATCCCGGAAAGCGACCCTCTCTTTTCCATAATGGCGCATCGGGAGACGACGCAATAGATATATGCCAGAACGACCAAGTAAGCCAATTGATAAAGAACTCCCAGGCCTTCAAGACAGGATGGGGAGTGCAGGGACCGAAAGCGGACAGGCACAATCTCTGATTACCGTTCAGTCTCCCAGACTATTATCGACCTTTCGTTCTCCCGGTTCATCCGGGTTCTTCCCGGAACCAACTCCCTTCCGTCACCCAGCGTCGCCCTATAACCACGGTGGCCCTGCCGGACCGCCGTTAAACGATACCCTAACAGGTGATTGATATGAAAGAACTCTACGAGAAGATGATAAACGAGGCCATGGCCGCCCAGCGGGCGGACGTGGACACGGTAAAGGCGAAACGCGGCCAGAAGTTCGTCATCGAGGACACGAAACCCTACGTCGACGTGGCGAAGAAGATGACGGCGATCGGGGACCAGAGCCAGGCGGTCATCGACCTCCATAAAAACTCGGTGGTCTCGCATTACGAGATCCTGAAAGGCCTTACAACGACCGTCCGCCCAGAAGACGACCCGTTCGTCGAGCACTACCAGACACCCGTGGTGCTCGAAGTCCTGAAGGATCAGGACGAGGCGTTTGCAAAGAGCGTCGATATCTTCGTCCAGGCGATCGCGGATGAGGAGGCCCTGATCGGCCTTGAGGCGGTGCGGCACTACGGCGGGTTCTACGGTCCTACCTGCGTCGTCGACTTTGCATTGATCCCCGGGAGCACGAGCAATGTGGTGAACCGGGTGCTTCTGAAGACCGATATCCCGGACGATCACAAGCGGGCGATCCTCGCCGCCAAATCATGGGGCATGAACACCTCCTACGGCTTTGGAGAACACTTCTCCCACGCCCTCGAGGCAGGAGCCACCACCGCCGAGGCAACGAAGAAAGAGATCGCGACCATGCAGAAACTCTACCTCGAGCCGGTCAACGCCCAGGCGGAGCTGATGGACGATGCCGGGATGACCTCCTTTGACCAGCGGAAGTACATGAGCGAGTACCGGCGGCGGATGGAGGCGACCATCAAGGCGGCGATGGATGACGGTGTCCACTACGGCAACATCCTGACCATCCCCGCCTATAGCGTCGGCGACGTCGCGCACCACATCGCGCAGACGACCTTCAACATGTGCAAGGACGACGTCGTCATGGCGACGATCGAGGCGGTCACCGACGTGATGGAGTCCTCGCTCCGGAACTCGCTCGACTCCTACAAGAGTTACTGGGACGTCCTCTCGGTCGCGACCGGGTCGTCTGCCGCCGCAACCGAGTATCTCCTCCAGCTCGACGGGTTCAACGCACCCATGATCGTCGACCTGCTCACGAAGCGGTTCCACAACTACGTCCAGCTCTACCCGTCCCGGGGCGCGGCGGCGGAACTCCATAACTGCGACTTCATGGACATGATCTACCGCGGGTGGAAGATCCTCGACAAGGCAGAGCGGATGCGGAACGGCTCCGGTGAGGAACTGGTCCCCATGGTCGGCAAGTACCCCGTCGACCTCTCGCCCATCAGCAAGAACGAGGTGCTGATGAACCCGCAACGGTACGTCTACGCGGCCTGTGCCATAACCGTCCGGTTCGCCGCCCTGATGAGCCTTGCCGACTACCCGTGCCTCCTGACGAGCGAGCCGGTGACCGCGACGATGATGACGAACATCATCGCTCTCGAGAAGGAGACGGCGGCCGCCCCGGTGCGGGCCTGCAAGAACTGTGCCTCGGCGTGCCTGATCGACATGCGGCACCAGTACTGCCAGTGGAAAGAGGCGGTATAGAGGGAGCGGTCATGAAGTGCTACTACTGCGCCCTTGAGGGAAAGGATAGCGAGGCGGTGGCAATCTGCATTGTCTGCGGGATGGGGCTCTGCATGGAGCATGCCATCCGGAAGGATGTCGACGTCTGGGAGGGCGGCTACCCGCTCCCCAGCAAACGGGTGAAGACACCGCTGCCGCGGATCCTCTGCCCCGCATGCTACAATGCCCTGTATGCGGAGTAAGAGCACTCTCAAGCCCTTTTTTGGGCTGATGTCCATTAAAAAGGAGTACCTTGTATATCTGGTGTAATCATGACCACATCTCTTGGAAAACGATGCGTCGCCGAAGCCGTCGGGACATTTATCCTCGTCTTCTTCGGTGCCGGCGCCGCGGTCGTCACGCTGATGCTCGCCGCGGGAACGACCCCGGCGACCCCGTTCAACATAGGGATCGGGGCGCTCGGGGGGCTCGGCGACTGGCTCGCCATAGGACTCGCCTTCGGTATCGCCATCGCCGGGTCGATCTACGCGTTCGGGAAGATATCGGGCTGCCACATCAACCCAGCGGTGACGATAGCCCTCTTCGCGACCCGCCGGCTCCCCGGCCGGGACGTCGTCCCGTACATCGCCGCACAACTCGTCGGCGCGGCCGCCGCGAGCCTGCTCTTTGCCTGGGCGGTCGGCCCGGACGCCGTCACGATCGGGGGACTCGGGGCAACAACGCCCTTCCCCGGCATCGGCTACCTGCAGGCGATCGTGATCGAGGCGGTCGGGACGTTTCTTTTGATGCTCGTCATCATGGGCGTCGCCGTCGACGAACGGGCCACGCCAGGCTTTGCCGGGCTTCTGGTGGGTCTCGCGGTCGCGGGGATCATCACGACGATCGGGAACCTGACCGGCGCATCACTGAACCCCGCCCGTACGTTCGGGCCCTACCTCGGGGACTGGCTGCTTGCCGGCCAGAGCCTCTGGGAGTTCTTCCCGATCTACATCATCGGGCCCATCGTCGGTGCGCTGCTCGCCGCGTTCCTCTACGACTATCTCTGCGGCGAATGATGCAACCCTACCTCTCTTTTTGGAGCGGCTAAACATTCCGGCCGACCGGCGGCCATCAGAAGAACGGTGAACCGGAGCGGATCCGGTTCGCCCAAGTTTACCCCGAACGCCCGTTTGATGAACAGGCTCGCGGGAACCCTCAGCGTGGAGCGAAGAGCGGCATACCGATGCTCCCACCCGGATCGACATCCGGAGATCCGCGCTTTCCCGGCACGGGCATCGCAGGATGCGCAGCCGTGACCGGGGTGTTCACATCTACCCTCGGCTCCTCCTTCCCCTGCACGATACTTATAGATTTCGGGTGAACGGCGTGCCGTGCCCCACTCGGGCCCGCCGGGGATCGGGGGGACAGCCCCTACCCGAACCGCACCGGATCGGTCTCGATATCGATGACGACGGGCTTGTTCATCCGCACCGCCCGGAGGACGGCGTCTGCGAGATCCTGCGGCCGGGCCACCCGTATCCCGGCGCCGCCGCAGGCCTCCGCATACGCCGCGAAGTCGGGATTCGTGAGTTCGACGCCGTAGGGCGGATAATTCGCCTCACGCTGCTCCTCCCGGATCATCGCAAGCTGGTGGTTGTTCAGGACAGCCACGACGACGGGAAGGTCGTACCTGACCGCCGTGACGAAGTCGGCCATGACCATGGAGAACCCTCCGTCCCCGGTGATGCAGACGACGGTCGCATCGGGGTAGGCCAGTTTCGCCGCAATCGCCCCGGGGAGCCCGAACCCCATCGTCCCGAGGTAGCCCGACATCGCGAACCGCTGCCGCTTCATCCGGAAGTTCCTCCCGAACCACCACTGGTTCTCCCCGACGTCGAGGGAGATGACCGCGTCCTCCGGAAGGGTCTCGGAGAGAACTTTCATGATGTAGGGCGGGCGGATCGGGACAGCCTTCGGGTCGGCCTCCCGGTCGAGGTGGCGAAACCACTCCCGTTTTTGCTCCGCGAGCCACGCCCGGGCCCCCGTATCCTCCCGCGGCCGGACCCGCTCCCGGATCATCGGTACGGCAACCGCGCAGTCGCCGAAGACCCCTGCCGCGAGCGGATGCTTGCCGAGCTGGAGCGGATCGATATCGATATGGACGGCCCGCTTCTCATTGGGGATCCCGGTGAAGTCGGAGAAACTCGCCCCGCAGGCGATCACGAGGTCGGACTGTGCAATAAGCGTGCGGGCGTGCGGCGTCCCGAGCGGGCCGTGCACCCCGGCGACCCACTCGTTCTCGTCGGGGAGGATGCCCTTCGCCCTGAAGGTGGTGACGACAGGCGCCCGGATCGTCTCTGCAAGCTCGAGGACTGCTCCCGCCGCACGCATGGCGCCGAACCCCGCGAGGATGACCGGCCGGGCGGCGCCGTCGATCGCCTCCGCCGCCGCACGGACGGCCTCGTCGGTCGGGGCCGCCGTGACCGATGCAAGACAGGTCTCGCGTTCGCAGTAGGCGGGTTCGAGCGACTCTCTCTGGATATCGTTCGGGAGAGAGAGCTGGGCGACGCCGCGGCCGACGATCGCGTACCGGAGCGCCCGGGTCAGGAGTTTGACCGCCGTCGACGGGTCGGCGACGGTGTTGTTGAAGACCGCAATCGGACGGAAGAACGCATCCTGGTCGATCTCCTGGACGCCGCCGGGGCCGGCGTACTGCGCCTGCACCTGCCCGTTCAGGGAGAGCACGCTCGCCCGATCCTCCTTCGCATCGTAGAGGCCGGTGGCGAGGTTCGTCGCCCCCGGCCCGGCGATGGTCAGGCAAACGGCGACCTTCCCCGTGAACTTGTTGTAGGCCGAGGCGGCGAGGGCCGCGGTCTGCTCGTGCCGGACGACGATATACCGTGCGTCCGGGTTCCTCCTGACCGCGTCCACGAGCGGGAGCGACGATGAACCGGGGATACCGAAGTAGAGGGTGATCCCCCAGGCCGCGAGCTCCGCGACCAGCACGTCGGCCACGGTCATGGCGCCCTCTTCAGAGGTAGTCTTCGTCATTCGTCTCCACCTCCTCCTCGCCGGCCCGCACGAACGCCTCCTTTCCCGCACTGCAACGGGGGCACCGCCAGTCCCCGGGAAGATCCTCGAAGGGCGTTCCCGGCGGTATCCCGGTAGCCGGGTCTCCCGCCTCCTCAACATA from Methanoculleus chikugoensis encodes the following:
- a CDS encoding DUF2180 family protein; the encoded protein is MKCYYCALEGKDSEAVAICIVCGMGLCMEHAIRKDVDVWEGGYPLPSKRVKTPLPRILCPACYNALYAE
- a CDS encoding DUF2193 domain-containing protein; this encodes MKELYEKMINEAMAAQRADVDTVKAKRGQKFVIEDTKPYVDVAKKMTAIGDQSQAVIDLHKNSVVSHYEILKGLTTTVRPEDDPFVEHYQTPVVLEVLKDQDEAFAKSVDIFVQAIADEEALIGLEAVRHYGGFYGPTCVVDFALIPGSTSNVVNRVLLKTDIPDDHKRAILAAKSWGMNTSYGFGEHFSHALEAGATTAEATKKEIATMQKLYLEPVNAQAELMDDAGMTSFDQRKYMSEYRRRMEATIKAAMDDGVHYGNILTIPAYSVGDVAHHIAQTTFNMCKDDVVMATIEAVTDVMESSLRNSLDSYKSYWDVLSVATGSSAAATEYLLQLDGFNAPMIVDLLTKRFHNYVQLYPSRGAAAELHNCDFMDMIYRGWKILDKAERMRNGSGEELVPMVGKYPVDLSPISKNEVLMNPQRYVYAACAITVRFAALMSLADYPCLLTSEPVTATMMTNIIALEKETAAAPVRACKNCASACLIDMRHQYCQWKEAV
- a CDS encoding presenilin family intramembrane aspartyl protease PSH, translated to MEIRDWLPLLGMALMLLFVQIIAIILVMPMQAAGLVAFEDPESVANPLIFIGMLLAFTLVLLFLLRTGGRRFIALFIGFALFMTFLYIFGALSLLLFGTTAAAAAGTLIGAVAATALLYLYPEWYVIDILGVLISAGVASIFGISLAVLPVLVLLVLLAVYDAISVYRTKHMITLAEGVLETKAPIMVVVPKRADYSFRKEGLNIGGGEERGAFVMGMGDLIMPSILVASSHVFVDAPAVLWILSAPTLGAMAGSLAGLAVLLYFVSKGNPQAGLPPLNGGAIAGFLVGAALAGSFLWLPF
- a CDS encoding rubredoxin, yielding MARWVCSVCDYEYVEEAGDPATGIPPGTPFEDLPGDWRCPRCSAGKEAFVRAGEEEVETNDEDYL
- a CDS encoding thiamine pyrophosphate-binding protein, with amino-acid sequence MTKTTSEEGAMTVADVLVAELAAWGITLYFGIPGSSSLPLVDAVRRNPDARYIVVRHEQTAALAASAYNKFTGKVAVCLTIAGPGATNLATGLYDAKEDRASVLSLNGQVQAQYAGPGGVQEIDQDAFFRPIAVFNNTVADPSTAVKLLTRALRYAIVGRGVAQLSLPNDIQRESLEPAYCERETCLASVTAAPTDEAVRAAAEAIDGAARPVILAGFGAMRAAGAVLELAETIRAPVVTTFRAKGILPDENEWVAGVHGPLGTPHARTLIAQSDLVIACGASFSDFTGIPNEKRAVHIDIDPLQLGKHPLAAGVFGDCAVAVPMIRERVRPREDTGARAWLAEQKREWFRHLDREADPKAVPIRPPYIMKVLSETLPEDAVISLDVGENQWWFGRNFRMKRQRFAMSGYLGTMGFGLPGAIAAKLAYPDATVVCITGDGGFSMVMADFVTAVRYDLPVVVAVLNNHQLAMIREEQREANYPPYGVELTNPDFAAYAEACGGAGIRVARPQDLADAVLRAVRMNKPVVIDIETDPVRFG
- the fen gene encoding flap endonuclease-1, which translates into the protein MGVAIRDILADSKEALTWDDLSGIAALDAHNALYQFLSIIRQPDGTPLMNGAGRVTSHLSGILFRTVNFLEKGIRPVFVFDGKPPEFKQETIDERRELRARADDAWKTALREGDMEEAYKQASASTRIDSHTIASSRELLDLLGIPWVQAPSEGEAQAAYMARQGKVTYAVSQDYDSLLFGSPVLVRNLTVSGRRKMRGRTIAVNPERIVLSSLLDRLGVTREQLVEIGILVGTDFNPGIRGVGGKTALKIVQKGGFEEAIAEKQPEFDPAPVRDFFLDPPVTDDYTLEWRPPDVDGVIEMLSGRYDFSEERVSAALAKVSVKATQKTLDAWF
- a CDS encoding MIP/aquaporin family protein, with product MTTSLGKRCVAEAVGTFILVFFGAGAAVVTLMLAAGTTPATPFNIGIGALGGLGDWLAIGLAFGIAIAGSIYAFGKISGCHINPAVTIALFATRRLPGRDVVPYIAAQLVGAAAASLLFAWAVGPDAVTIGGLGATTPFPGIGYLQAIVIEAVGTFLLMLVIMGVAVDERATPGFAGLLVGLAVAGIITTIGNLTGASLNPARTFGPYLGDWLLAGQSLWEFFPIYIIGPIVGALLAAFLYDYLCGE
- a CDS encoding NOG1 family protein, with the translated sequence MEFETIPTVPTADEVLDRSLRRAAAKKKLKTNIDTANEEFVRAVGSAIHDKLKSVVSSFPSFERLPPFYQEAADILVSLDRLKKSLGAVTWAADQARVIGSGYARSMRKAEETDRKRKQAVARMASIVHQVGDDLLYLNEARNILRKLPHVSEDEFTVVVAGFPNVGKSSFIRLVSTAEPEIAAYPFTTKGIIVGHREIGKRDRIQFIDTPGVLERPAEERNPIERQAVSAITNTADVVLFILDASEHCGYSLDDQNRLLEELKRLLDVPVVTAANKADIRGLEGYPAMSTLTGEGVEEVLDLLLAFRKEATKTSLREPPQPETRQ